In Neorhodopirellula lusitana, the sequence AACGCAAGCAACTTATCATCAAGCAGGCGCCGGAGGCAGAAAATGCATAGCACCGCCGTGCATCCAGGCAAGTGATTGGTTCAGCCGAATAACGCCCAGCATCACCGGGCAGGGGTGGCGGAGTGGAGGTGGTATAATGCCGAAGGCAACCACCGGAACGGTGACACACATGCTCCGGTGCATGCCATGGTTATCCGCCGCATTCAGCTATGGGAGGATCAGCATGCCTGATGCAACAAGCCCATCACGTGAAATAGGTTCGCCGCCGTCCACTGTGAGCAGTGCATGAAGTGTATCAGGGTCAATCATAGGATTCAACCGAAACACCATCCAGTCGCAAAAGAGCACAGCGGGTCCGCTGGGGTGGTTGCTGGAAATAGAGTGGTCGCCATCGTTGACTCGCATCGACATAGTAGCGAGGTCGAAATCTTGGGATGATAACCAGTGTTGATTTACAGAAGATGTTTCAGCAGCAGCAATTGTGCAATCCAGGCCGTCGGTAATCTCGGTTTCATCTCGAAACCTTTGCGTTGCGCCGAATGCATGATCCCCCACGATCATCAGATAGGCTGGAGCGTGAATTGCATCTGTACCACAGGGCGGCCCGTAAGGACCAGCGAACACGACCATGTTGCCGCCTTTTGCTTCGAGCGGGCGGACGTCAAGAGAGAGATTGGCATCCGAGTCCCAGGTTTCATCAAAGCGGTATTCAGAATAGACGGGCGAGGACTGCATGAACGGCAAAGTTCGCACACGCCAGCTATGGCCGCCAAAATCTGGCGACGGGTAGCGATTATAGGCGGCGTGATAGTTCGCGAAGGCTAGGCCAACCTGACGCATGTTGTTAGAGCACGACATCTCTGCGGCTCGGTTGGCGGCGTTACGAACTGCAAACGCGACAACAGTGAGGCAAGTGACGCAAAGCAATCCAATCGCGGCGTAGAGAGTTTTACGTCGCAGACCAGTGCTCCTCAGTCGGATAACGTTTAGGATCAACGGGCGGTGGCGAGGAACTTGCAAGGATGGCCAGAGCGGGCACCACCACCGCTCCGTTGCATCCATTGGTTATTCGCCGTCTTGGAATACCAGTATAGCCGCAGGAAATAGCTTCCGTGATTCGGTATGCCGGAGC encodes:
- a CDS encoding DUF1559 domain-containing protein encodes the protein MSCSNNMRQVGLAFANYHAAYNRYPSPDFGGHSWRVRTLPFMQSSPVYSEYRFDETWDSDANLSLDVRPLEAKGGNMVVFAGPYGPPCGTDAIHAPAYLMIVGDHAFGATQRFRDETEITDGLDCTIAAAETSSVNQHWLSSQDFDLATMSMRVNDGDHSISSNHPSGPAVLFCDWMVFRLNPMIDPDTLHALLTVDGGEPISRDGLVASGMLILP